One Peterkaempfera bronchialis DNA window includes the following coding sequences:
- a CDS encoding NDP-hexose 2,3-dehydratase family protein, protein MHNTSAAPPLRHPDVRLAARLAASAAAVDGGVMSNAEFLAWFGERQREQAQQVSRIPFAELRDWGFDPDTGDLRHRSGRFFAVQGLRVRSDFGPVREWAQPIIHQPEIGILGIAVRDIGGVLHLLMQAKSEPGNVNGVQLSPTVQATKSNYTRVHGGSAVPYLGCFRDCPPGRVLADVLQSEQGSWFFRKRNRNMVVEVGPEVEATEDFCWLTLGQVNALLGSENLVNMDARTVLSCIPDWQSGSDGDGEAADSARTGSLHTDTEIRSWITRRRAEHEVATEPLPLAEATGWHRTEKAIAHERGLFFSVVAVDVSSHRREVPAWSQPLLEPHGIGIAALLVKRIGGVLHALVNARVEPGFLDVLELAPTVQCTPENYAHLPADDQPPFLEEVRRRQPGRTWFDTVLSEEGGRFQHAQSRYLIIEVGDDFPTAVPEDFRWMTRCQLDTLLRYSHHLNVQARTLVAALRSL, encoded by the coding sequence ATGCACAACACCAGCGCAGCGCCACCGTTGCGCCATCCCGATGTCCGGTTGGCGGCGCGGCTTGCGGCTTCCGCCGCCGCTGTCGACGGCGGGGTGATGAGCAACGCGGAATTCCTCGCCTGGTTCGGGGAGCGGCAGCGGGAGCAGGCCCAGCAGGTGAGCCGGATTCCCTTTGCCGAGCTGCGGGATTGGGGATTCGACCCCGATACCGGGGATCTCCGGCATCGCAGTGGACGGTTCTTCGCCGTCCAGGGTCTGCGGGTCCGTTCCGATTTCGGGCCGGTCCGTGAATGGGCGCAGCCCATCATCCACCAACCGGAGATCGGCATTCTGGGGATTGCGGTCCGCGATATCGGCGGGGTGCTCCATCTGCTGATGCAGGCCAAGTCGGAGCCGGGCAATGTCAACGGTGTGCAGTTGTCGCCGACCGTGCAGGCGACCAAGAGCAACTACACCCGGGTGCACGGTGGTTCGGCCGTCCCGTATCTGGGGTGCTTCCGGGACTGCCCGCCGGGGCGGGTGCTGGCGGACGTGCTCCAGTCGGAGCAGGGTTCGTGGTTCTTCCGGAAGCGCAACCGCAACATGGTGGTCGAGGTCGGTCCCGAGGTCGAGGCGACCGAGGACTTCTGCTGGCTGACGTTGGGCCAGGTGAATGCGCTGCTGGGGTCCGAGAACCTGGTCAACATGGACGCGCGGACGGTGCTCTCCTGCATACCGGACTGGCAGAGCGGCAGCGACGGCGACGGCGAGGCAGCCGACAGCGCACGGACCGGCAGTCTCCACACCGACACCGAGATCCGCAGCTGGATCACCCGCCGCCGGGCCGAGCACGAGGTCGCCACGGAGCCGCTGCCGCTGGCCGAGGCGACCGGCTGGCACCGTACGGAGAAGGCCATCGCACATGAGCGCGGGCTGTTCTTCAGCGTCGTGGCGGTGGATGTCAGCTCGCATCGGCGGGAGGTGCCCGCCTGGTCGCAGCCACTGCTGGAACCGCACGGGATCGGCATCGCGGCGCTGCTGGTGAAGCGGATCGGCGGCGTGCTGCATGCGCTGGTCAATGCGCGGGTGGAGCCGGGCTTCCTGGACGTCCTGGAGCTGGCGCCGACCGTGCAGTGCACGCCGGAGAACTACGCGCACCTGCCCGCCGACGACCAGCCGCCCTTCCTGGAGGAGGTGCGACGGCGGCAGCCCGGTCGGACCTGGTTCGACACCGTACTGTCGGAGGAGGGCGGCCGTTTCCAGCATGCCCAGAGCCGCTATCTGATCATCGAGGTGGGGGACGACTTCCCCACCGCGGTCCCCGAGGACTTCCGTTGGATGACACGGTGCCAGCTCGACACCCTGCTGCGGTACAGCCATCACCTGAATGTGCAGGCCAGGACCCTGGTCGCGGCACTCCGGTCGCTGTGA